One Streptomyces formicae genomic window, GTCCGAAGATCTGTGATCATCACAGCCCGGAGCCAGAAACTCCGTTCCGCCCGAGCGATATTGCGCAGTTGGACAATGTCGTGGCACGTCGTTGAGGAAAATCTCGGGCACTCCTACCGTGGTCGCTCAATGGATTGCGCTCCGTCCTGGGGATTCCCCGCCCCGCGAGTTCCTGGAATACCGGGAATCGCGGAAATCCCGGCGAGAGCAGAGCATTCCCTTTCGCGATCTCGGGAGGAACCCCTTGGTAGTGGTGATGGCCCCGGAGGCCACACAGAAAGACGTGGAAGCAGTCGTCGATCTGGTGCGCACAGCGGGCGGTGACGCATTCGTCAGCAGGGGCGTGACGCGCACCATCGTGGGCCTCGTGGGGGACGTGGAGGCGTTCGACGCCCTCAACCTGGCCCAACTGCGCGGGGTCCTCGACGTCGTACGGATCTCCGTGCCGTACAAGCTGGTCAGCAGGGAGCACCACCTCGACAGGTCCGTGGTCACCGTGGCGGGCGTGCCGTTCGGGCCCGACACCCTGACGGTGATCGCGGGGCCCTGCGCGGTGGAGACCCCCTCCCAGACCCTGGAGGCCGCGCGCCTGGCCAAGGCGGCGGGGGCCGCGCTGCTGCGCGGCGGCGCGTTCAAGCCGCGGACCTCGCCGTACGCCTACCAGGGGCTCGGCGAGCGGGGCCTGCGCATCCTCGCCGACGTCAGCGCGGAGACCGGCCTCCCCGTGGTGACCGAGGTGATCGACCCGGCAGGCGTCGAACTCGTCGCCCCCTACGCCGACATGCTGCAGATCGGCACGCGCAACATGCACAACTTCGCGCTGCTCCAGGAGGTGGGCGCGGCGGGCAAGCCGGTGCTGCTCAAGCGTGGCTTCGGCGCCACGATCGAGGAGTGGCTGATGGCCGCCGAGTACATCGCGCAGCGCGGCAACCTCGACATCGTGCTCTGCGAGCGCGGCATCCGCACCTTCGAGACCGCCACCCGCAACACCCTGGACATCAGCGCGGTGCCGGTGGTCCAGCGCCTCTCCCACCTGCCGGTGATCGTGGACCCCTCGCACTCGGGCGGCCGCCGCGACCTGGTCCTTCCGCTCACCCGTGCCGCGCTCGCGGTGGGCGCGGACGGCGTCATGATCGACGTACATCCCGATCCGGGAACGGCACTCTGCGACGGCAATCAGGCCCTGACCCGGGTGGAGGCCGCCGAGGTCGCCACGGCGGTCGCGATCCTCTCCCCGCTGATGGGCCGCAAGCTCGCGCACCCCTAGTCCGCGCACCCGTGGGGGAGGAACACCGATAGGGGTGAATAGGGGTACCCGGCGGCCCGATTTATGCATTAGTGAGGGGTACCAGGTCCGAATGCGCGTTGTTAGGGTGAGCGTGTTCGGTTTGAGGGAAATTCAGTAATTCGACGAGATGTTCGGTTCATTCGGAGCGCACAACGCATTCACTTCAGGGCCCTCCACGGAGGGCGAACGCGTACAGCGCACCTCGTCGATGCACCCCTCCGGAGCAGTGCCGG contains:
- the aroF gene encoding 3-deoxy-7-phosphoheptulonate synthase is translated as MAPEATQKDVEAVVDLVRTAGGDAFVSRGVTRTIVGLVGDVEAFDALNLAQLRGVLDVVRISVPYKLVSREHHLDRSVVTVAGVPFGPDTLTVIAGPCAVETPSQTLEAARLAKAAGAALLRGGAFKPRTSPYAYQGLGERGLRILADVSAETGLPVVTEVIDPAGVELVAPYADMLQIGTRNMHNFALLQEVGAAGKPVLLKRGFGATIEEWLMAAEYIAQRGNLDIVLCERGIRTFETATRNTLDISAVPVVQRLSHLPVIVDPSHSGGRRDLVLPLTRAALAVGADGVMIDVHPDPGTALCDGNQALTRVEAAEVATAVAILSPLMGRKLAHP